Within the Pseudomonadota bacterium genome, the region GCGCCGAGAGCGCCCCGAACCCGACGGCGATCCGCTTCTCCAGGCCCGCGCTGGGGCGAACAGGCGCAAGCGCCAACAGCGCGAGCAGCCCGCCGATGGCGAACTGATCCATCCTGCAGATCGTGAGCAGGTAGGCGCCGTAGGACCACTTGCCCAGATAGTGGTCCGCCACGAATCGCGACGCCAACGCGAGGGCGATGATCCCGACGAGGGCGATGGGCAGGCGTTTCCCGCGCACCCAAAGAATCAGCACCGGCCACACGAGGTAGAACTGCATCTCGACGGCCAGCGTCCAGAAGTGATCGACGACGAAGTAGCGGCTGTGAAGAAGCCAGTCCATCTTCAGGGCGATGGCCACGTTGGTGGTGAAGGTGAGCGGCCACGCCAGGTTGTCGTACCCGTCCAGCGGCGGTCGGCCCGGTTCGACGAAGATCAGGAACAGGACGGCGAGGATCATCACCGCGTAGTACAGGGGCATGATCCGGGCCGCCCTCCTGAGGTAGAAGCTCCGGAAGTAGCCGGGCTGCTCCCGGGTCTTCAGAAGCCCCAAGGTGATCAGGAAACCCGACAGGACGAAGAACAGATCGACGCCCAGATACCCGCTCTGCAGCAGCTTGCCGATCCACGACGGGTTGTCGAGCGTCGCGAGCGCGAGGTGATCGGACAGGACGAGCAGGATGGCGAGCCCCCGCACGCCGTCGAGCGCTTTGAGATGCACGGCCAACCCGGTTCGAACCTCAGGGCTCGATCTTGTCGCTCAGCCACTGGCGCGTCGCCTCGAAGGACGCGACCAGATCGGCGTGGGACTTCCTGAAGCCCGCTTTGATGTCGTTCCAGCCTTCCTCCCCGGCGGTCTCCGCCAGGTTGAGCTGCATCTTCGTCTCGGCCCACTTCGTGCGCAGAGCGTCGAGCTTGATGATGGCGTCGGCCTTGACCGCGCCGTCGGCCCTGTCGACCTTGAGGGCGATCTTGTCCATCTCCGCCTGGATCGCGGTCAGCTCGTTCCTCATGTTGGCGACGAAATCGACCTTCTTCGCGAAGACGTACTCGTCGATCGCCTGCGCCGCCTCCTTCGACTCGGCCTTGGCTTCGGCGAGTTGCGCCGCCGCGATCGCATCGGTCGGCGACGGCGGGATCGCCGCGTTCGCCACCTTCGAGTCGCAGCCCGCCGCGAGCGCGACCGCCAGGAGGAACGTGATGACCAGTATCGCTTGTCTCATGACTCTACCCTTCTTCCCTCAAAGTGGTCGACGGCCCCGGATGATCCGAACGAGGACCACGACCACGGCAATGACGAGGAGGATGTGGATGAATCCCCCCATCGTGTACGAGGACACGAAACCGACAACCCACAGCACGACCAGGACGACGGCGATTGCCCACAGCATGCGCGACTCCCTCCCGGCCGTGGCCTACCCGTGAAAGTTCAGGTGGCCGGTGAAGAACAGCACCACGGCCACCACCAGGATGACGCCGGCCGGCGACCAGCCCCAGTAGGCGCCGCGTGATTGTCCCCACCCGCCGCCGGCGAGCGCTAGGACGAAAAGGACGACTAGGATGATGATGAGCCACATGGTTGCCTCCTTGTTGCTGTCGGCTGCGTTCAGTCTTGGTCGACGAAGCTGAAGCACTCCGGGGCGACGTCGAAAACCATGCAGGCCCAGAAGTCGATGCAGGACTTGTCGACGCACTCCTCGATCTTGTCGTTCGCCTCGCCTTGGTTCTCGTTGCCGCAGTTGTCCTCGATCGACTCGCGGCATGCGGTCACGCAGTCGTCGGCCTCACCGCTGGTGGGGTCCTCGTCGTTGCAGTCGAACTCCTTGGCGCAGTAGTGGCGACAGGCGACGCGCGAATCGAAGTTGTCCGAGGCCTCACAGCCGGAGCTCGTCAGGCCGACGGAGAGCAGCAGCGCGCCCATGACGAGCACGAGCGCGCCGACGCTGCACAGGTGTTTTTCGAGGTGTCTCATCGGTTGGTCCTGTCACTGGTTGGAGGAGATTTTCCCGGATGCGGCCGGATCGCGTTCGATGATGATCTCGACGCGGCGGTTGTTGGCGCGGCCCTCGGCGTTCTTGTTGTCCGCGATCGGGCGCCCCTCGCCCATCCCGTTGGCCTGGATGAGGTCGGCGCCGTAGTCCTTCTGCACGAGGTAGGTGCGGACCGCGTCCGCCCGGCGCTGCGACAGGTCCATGTTGTGGCTGTCCGTGCCCTGCGAGTCGGTGTGCCCCTCGACGGTGATGTGGCGCTCACGGGTCGTGAGCAGAACGGCGGCCACCTGGTCGAGACGCGCCCGCGCCTCGGGCAGCAGCGTCGACTGGTTGGAGGCGAAGAGCACGCTCCCGGAGAGCGTGATGACCATCCCGCGCGGCTCTTCCTTGACCGCGGCCAGCTTGGCCAGCGCCGCCATCGCATCCGCCGCCCGCTTGTCGGCCGCGGCCCGGGCCGTCTTCTCGGCGGCGAGCTGCACCGCGGTCACGGCGCCGGTGTGCTCCGAATCCGCGAGATCCGAGCTCGCCTGGTTCAGATCGTCCTTCGTATCCGCGATGATCTTGCCCTGCATCGCCTGGTAGTCGTCCTTCGACTGGGTCTGGCTGTCCTTCTCGATGGAGATGACGGCCGTCGCGTCGGCGAACTGCACCTTGCGCAGGGCGATGTAGGAGAGGTCCCGCGTCTGGTACGACTCGGGATCGTCCTTGAAGGACTTCTCAGCCTGGGTGAGCGCGAGGTTCGCGACGTGGAGCTCCGCCGGCGCGACCTTGGCCGTGACCCCTGCGGCCGAGTCTCGGTAGGCCTTGCGGGCGGCGGTGAGCTCCTTCGGGACGGTGGTCGCGCAGCTGGCGAGAAGGCCGGCGCACGCGAAGGCGACGAGAATGCTATTCCATTTCATGACTGGTTCCTTTCGTTCGTAGGGGTTCGTTCCCACGGGTCACTTGTTCTCTATGCGGAGCTGGCGCACGCGCTCCACGGCCGCCCGGGCTTCCGTCTTCTCTGCGTCCACGCGGGAGAGCGCGACGGCGAGCTCGGCGTCGGCCTCGGACCGCATCAGCATCGAGTCGGCCTGCGCCTTCTGGTCGTTCGCGGCCAGGGACTTGGCGCGCGCCAGCTCCTCCTTGGCGAGCTGCAGGTGCAGCGACGCCTGCGGCACGCTGGCCGCCCCGACCTCCTCGGCGGCGCGGATCCCGGAGGTGGACGCCTCCGTCTTCAGCGGGGCGCTCGCGCAGCCGGCCGCGAAGGCGGCGGCGGCGAGCGATGTGATTGCGATCTTGAATACGTTTCTCATTCGTAACTCCTTTTGCGTTGTTCCGACTCTCTTCGACCGTTCTCGCGTCTGTTGCCCTTGCGGTTGCTCCCCCTGATGATCCGGACGAGGAGCAGCACGACCGCCGCCACGACCAGCACGTGGATGAACCCGCCCATCGTGGTCGACGTGATCAATCCGATGGCCCAGAGCAGGAGGAGGATGATGGCGATGGCCCAAAGCATGGTTTCATCCCTCCTAGGGCTAGGCCGTCATCTTCTTGAAGGCGAGCTCGAGCTCGTCGCCCGCGCTGTCGAGGCCGGCGGTGAAGCTCTTCCACTCCGCGCCGCCCGCGGCCTTGAGCTCTTCGAGCTTCGCCTGCGCCGCCGTGTGCTTCAGTTTCAGATCGGCGATGTGCTCGAGGTAGTCGGCCTTGATCTCGTTGCCGGTCTCTCCGGCCTTGGCGACGAACTGGTCGAGCTGCGCGCCCCATTTCTTGAGCTGCTTCTCCATCTTCCCGACATGCGCTTGCTTCGTTTTCATGGTTTTCCCCTTCTGTTCCCTTCGTTGCTGTTTTGCCCGGTCATGGGGCGGGCTCGACCACTGTGCTGCCGTCGATGTCGACCGCCGTCTGC harbors:
- a CDS encoding acyltransferase, which codes for MHLKALDGVRGLAILLVLSDHLALATLDNPSWIGKLLQSGYLGVDLFFVLSGFLITLGLLKTREQPGYFRSFYLRRAARIMPLYYAVMILAVLFLIFVEPGRPPLDGYDNLAWPLTFTTNVAIALKMDWLLHSRYFVVDHFWTLAVEMQFYLVWPVLILWVRGKRLPIALVGIIALALASRFVADHYLGKWSYGAYLLTICRMDQFAIGGLLALLALAPVRPSAGLEKRIAVGFGALSALTIYLAIAGGGQLKPTVFALFFAFLMYFALTHPFARALFSNRILVHLGKYSYAMYVFHHLLYPTAQKYVLNGLLSELSLPAQQALYVVILLGFTYLLARISWVAIERPFLRSRVVLMDRGRAPAKASPQARGVARVSQVARKLLDDVSTFGR
- a CDS encoding lmo0937 family membrane protein, coding for MLWVVGFVSSYTMGGFIHILLVIAVVVVLVRIIRGRRPL
- a CDS encoding DUF3309 family protein — protein: MWLIIILVVLFVLALAGGGWGQSRGAYWGWSPAGVILVVAVVLFFTGHLNFHG
- a CDS encoding OmpA family protein gives rise to the protein MKWNSILVAFACAGLLASCATTVPKELTAARKAYRDSAAGVTAKVAPAELHVANLALTQAEKSFKDDPESYQTRDLSYIALRKVQFADATAVISIEKDSQTQSKDDYQAMQGKIIADTKDDLNQASSDLADSEHTGAVTAVQLAAEKTARAAADKRAADAMAALAKLAAVKEEPRGMVITLSGSVLFASNQSTLLPEARARLDQVAAVLLTTRERHITVEGHTDSQGTDSHNMDLSQRRADAVRTYLVQKDYGADLIQANGMGEGRPIADNKNAEGRANNRRVEIIIERDPAASGKISSNQ
- a CDS encoding DUF4398 domain-containing protein; this translates as MRNVFKIAITSLAAAAFAAGCASAPLKTEASTSGIRAAEEVGAASVPQASLHLQLAKEELARAKSLAANDQKAQADSMLMRSEADAELAVALSRVDAEKTEARAAVERVRQLRIENK